A section of the Zygosaccharomyces rouxii strain CBS732 chromosome B complete sequence genome encodes:
- the UFD4 gene encoding putative ubiquitin-protein ligase UFD4 (similar to uniprot|P33202 Saccharomyces cerevisiae YKL010C UFD4 Ubiquitin-protein ligase (E3) that interacts with Rpt4p and Rpt6p two subunits of the 19S particle of the 26S proteasome cytoplasmic E3 involved in the degradation of ubiquitin fusion proteins): MDDHDLHSGSSDYMVDEHSSMEGQDEYEYPDGSPSDRGHDTSSDRYHDGDEEDQDVFIDYDAVEQEDEDHHDDDADDEGDHSGRPDARSFTMQDILGNLVQGMEGRPQVGGERSSSGPFSRGSGPMNLADVFPEILSLLNDGGHRGGSGLGGGGRNNRISKLVKNVLNADEDPYFAMESLRELSEHLLMMNQVVVDRVFPVEKLLRGILNILSNPMLKGELELQLVSCRCLYNLFEVNPESISMAVDENLVPILQEMLQDISYIDLAEQILETLELVSRLRGREVLQSGTLASCLQYLDFFTIHAQRKAVSIVANSCTKVRMDSFETIQTLFVLLKPIFANASDQPIISKLLNALYGVCGGLRDSNMLESLFTFEVVERLLKLVSAADSQLEDRLKCLDILSVLVNLSSEISRELLESCDIIGTLEECFACYSKNPNASLHETLMFVPKPLLHAIARTVALLLPTENEQLLSVDSPKQVSLTDDNERVNKTLTNLTPLLIEIFINTVDFDVRRCVLIALARIVSFLKSPLTGEVDRHIIHLVGTTLAQNETNLEQGKSQAIVSGGLVIGVLSLLDIITARFASDFLPGIRREGIVDLVDKLYEFLKQKGQDDKFTIDEDVTAIETSGAASGGTGGELSDDEEMAEDDEDNEYDIQFGAIDIPEQVKPKKIKFEVLKPLNYNYIRIKTYELSKHLSELFSENEGTVVEELKEIEKLVTDLRELDAQGFTEQDWFQLWNRVKSSIFNGNFEISSFELISSGLASVLSQLIERYGVLSFEPERTFVQVFGEQLPNFVNILQSALTRLESFHIVECGLQGSEGRVASLGRQMKIKLVYNGDAQEDNIAPHLTTITLSIHCIASLKTLSEFLRHRIGQTRFLNSLLPGLTRSSSAGQDDMEDLKNWQFEFSINDNQLNPSDTIFGALFKSMKRSDKDPADVWRDAQVIKFKRVKDSSANHELGLANVYAQRSFHKDDALRPAEDILNLLKFAKTNNLPNDLFVNAKLSAKISRQLEEPLIVAGGVLPDWSLYLTKNYPFLFPFETRMFFLQCTSFGYGRLIQIWRNRMGNIKETNADDPLQQLGRVTRHKLRISRSTMFLSGLKILNKYGSSPSVLEIEYQDEVGTGLGPTLEFYASMSREFSKKSLGMWRYDTLGSTTTQESDYVNALLFPAPLTSSQDEPKVLELFHHLGTFVARSMLDNRILDLNFNKVFFELTHRISDRASVKARDTRDMLHLLSLVDPQLERSLKTLYNETDLESLTLTFTLPGYDVELVENGKSILVNSANLSDYVERVLDYVLGAGIERQLNSFIEGFSKVFPYTSLLLLTPEEIVHMCGRIQEDWSSETLYGSLVADHGYTMDSSTIHDLIYVMSTFNDQERRLFLQFLTGSPKLPIGGFKALRPRLTVVLKHPDEGMNPDAYLPSVMTCANYFKLPKYTSQQTMRSRITQAMQEGSGAFLLS, encoded by the coding sequence ATGGATGATCACGACCTTCATAGCGGTAGTAGCGATTACATGGTAGATGAGCATAGTTCTATGGAGGGCCAAGATGAGTATGAATACCCAGATGGGAGCCCGAGTGATAGAGGGCACGATACATCCAGTGATAGATATCACGATGGGGACGAGGAGGATCAAGATGTTTTCATTGACTACGATGCAGTAGAgcaagaggatgaagatcatcacgatgatgatgcagaTGACGAGGGCGATCATAGTGGGCGCCCCGATGCGAGATCATTTACAATGCAAGACATTTTAGGGAATTTGGTACAAGGTATGGAAGGTCGTCCACAGgttggtggtgaaagaTCTTCCTCAGGGCCATTCTCCCGTGGTAGTGGTCCTATGAACTTGGCAGACGTTTTCcctgaaattttatcacTCTTAAACGATGGTGGTCATAGAGGAGGTAGCGGCCTTGGTGGTGGAGGTAGAAACAATAGGATTTCCAAATTGGTCAAAAATGTATTGAATGCAGATGAAGACCCTTATTTTGCCATGGAAAGTCTCAGAGAATTGTCTGAACATCTATTAATGATGAACCAAGTCGTCGTGGACAGAGTTTTCCCTGTAGAAAAATTACTTAGAGGGATCTTAAATATTTTATCCAATCCAATGTTAAAGGgtgaattagaattacaatTGGTATCATGTCGTTGCCTTTACAACCTGTTTGAAGTTAATCCTGAAAGCATATCGATGgctgttgatgaaaatttagttcccattttacaagaaatgTTACAAGACATCAGTTACATTGACCTAGCCGAACAAATATTAGAGACTCTGGAACTGGTATCCAGATTACGTGGTAGAGAAGTGCTGCAATCAGGAACACTAGCTTCATGCTTGCAATACCTGGATTTCTTTACGATTCATGCTCAACGTAAAGCGGTGTCAATTGTTGCTAATTCGTGTACAAAGGTACGAAtggattcttttgaaacaaTACAGACACTTTTCGTACTTTTGAAACCGATATTCGCGAATGCATCCGATCAGCCAATTATCTCCAAGCTCTTGAATGCCTTATACGGCGTATGCGGTGGATTACGTGATTCTAACATGCTAGAATCATTGTTCACTTTTGAAGTTGTGGAACGTTTACTGAAACTAGTTTCAGCTGCGGAttctcaattggaagatagGCTCAAGTGTCTGGATATTCTATCAGTATTAGTCAATTTGAGCAGTGAAATTTCTAGAGAGCTCTTGGAATCCTGTGATATTATCGGTACGTTGGAAGAATGCTTTGCATGCTACAGTAAAAATCCTAATGCATCGTTACACGAGACTCTAATGTTCGTGCCAAAACCTTTACTTCATGCTATTGCTCGTACCGTGGCTCTATTACTCCCAACAGAAAATGAACAATTGTTATCTGTCGACTCCCCTAAACAAGTTTCTCTAACAGATGATAATGAGAGGGTCAACAAGACTCTAACGAACCTTACGCCGCTTCTAATAgaaatctttatcaatacCGTGGATTTTGACGTTCGTCGTTGTGTACTCATTGCCTTGGCAAGAATTGTTTCATTCCTCAAAAGTCCATTAACGGGCGAAGTCGATAGACATATCATTCACCTTGTAGGGACGACTCTGGCTCAAAATGAAACTAATTTGGAACAAGGAAAGAGTCAGGCTATCGTATCTGGTGGTCTTGTAATAGGTGTACTTTCCTTGCTTGACATTATAACCGCACGTTTTGCATCTGACTTTTTACCAGGTATTAGAAGAGAGGGTATTGTAGATTTGGTGGATAAGTTATACGAATTCCTCAAACAAAAGGGGCAGGATGACAAATTCACtatcgatgaagatgttaCTGCAATTGAAACCAGTGGTGCGGCTAGTGGTGGTACTGGTGGAGAACTttcagatgatgaagaaatggcagaagatgacgaagaCAACGAATACGATATACAATTCGGAGCAATCGATATCCCTGAACAAGTTAAACCTAAGAAGATAAAGTTTGAAGTATTGAAACCGTTGAATTATAATTACATTCGCATTAAAACATATGAATTAAGCAAACATTTGAGTGAATTATTCTCTGAAAACGAAGGAACGGTTGTCGAAGAGTTGAAAGAgatagaaaaattggtcaCGGATTTGCGTGAACTGGATGCACAGGGGTTCACAGAACAAGATTGGTTCCAACTTTGGAACAGAGTTAAAAGCAGCATATTTAATggtaattttgaaatttcaagtTTTGAATTAATTTCAAGTGGATTAGCATCAGTGCTATCACAATTGATAGAGCGATATGGTGTTTTAAGTTTTGAACCAGAGAGAACTTTTGTACAGGTATTTGGCGAACAATTACCTAATTTTGTTAACATCTTGCAATCAGCATTAACGAGATTAGAATCGTTCCATATCGTGGAATGTGGATTACAAGGCTCTGAAGGTAGAGTGGCGTCATTGGGAAGACAGATGAAAATCAAACTAGTTTACAACGGGGACGCCCAGGAAGATAACATTGCCCCCCATTTAACTACTATTACGCTTTCAATCCATTGTATTGCATCACTCAAAACTTTGAGTGAATTTCTAAGACACAGAATTGGCCAAACcagatttttgaattcGTTACTACCAGGTCTTACAAGGTCCTCCAGTGCAGGTCAGGATGATatggaagatttaaaaaattggcaatttGAATTCTCCATTAATGACAACCAGTTGAACCCTAGTGATACCATTTTTGGTgctcttttcaaatctatGAAACGGAGTGATAAAGATCCTGCTGACGTTTGGAGAGATGCACAAGTGATTAAGTTCAAGAGGGTCAAAGATTCATCGGCTAATCATGAACTGGGACTCGCTAACGTGTACGCACAGCGCAGTTTCCACAAAGATGATGCATTAAGGCCTGCAGAGGATATATTAAATCTATTAAAATTTGCAAAAACCAACAATCTTCCTAATGATCTGTTTGTGAACGCTAAATTGAGTgctaaaatttcaagacaATTGGAAGAACCACTTATCGTTGCCGGTGGTGTTTTACCCGATTGGAGTCTTTATTTGACCAAAAACTATCCATTCTTATTCCCCTTTGAGACCAGAATGTTCTTTTTACAATGTACATCCTTTGGATATGGAAGATTAATTCAGATATGGAGAAACCGTATGGGTAATATCAAGGAGACCAACGCAGATGATCCTTTGCAACAGTTGGGTAGAGTCACCAGACACAAGTTACGCATTTCAAGAAGTACAATGTTTTTGAGTGGGCtgaagattttgaacaaGTACGGATCTAGTCCAAGCGTCCTTGAGATTGAGTATCAGGATGAAGTTGGTACAGGTTTAGGCCCCACCTTAGAGTTCTATGCGTCTATGTCAAGGGAATTCTCAAAAAAATCCTTGGGTATGTGGAGATACGATACTCTTGGATCAACTACAACGCAGGAATCTGATTACGTAAACGCTTTATTGTTTCCAGCACCTTTAACATCGTCGCAAGATGAGCCTAAGGTTTTAGAACTGTTCCATCATCTGGGTACGTTTGTCGCTAGATCCATGTTGGACAATCGTATCCTAGACCTAAACTTCAACAAGGTTTTCTTTGAACTAACACATCGTATCAGCGATAGAGCATCCGTCAAGGCAAGGGACACTCGGGACATGTTGCATTTGCTGTCACTGGTGGACCCCCAACTGGAAAGATCCCTCAAGACACTTTACAATGAGACAGATTTAGAGAGTTTAACATTAACGTTCACATTACCAGGATACGACGTAGAACTAGTGGAGAATGGTAAGTCTATTCTAGTCAATTCCGCAAACCTCTCAGATTACGTGGAACGTGTTTTGGACTATGTACTAGGCGCAGGAATCGAACGTCAACTAAACAGTTTTATCGAAGGCTTCTCCAAGGTTTTCCCCTACACATCTCTACTACTACTTACTCCTGAAGAGATTGTTCATATGTGTGGACGTATCCAGGAAGACTGGTCGTCAGAGACACTGTACGGATCACTAGTCGCTGACCACGGTTATACCATGGATTCTTCCACAATCCATGACCTAATTTACGTGATGTCTACATTCAATGATCAAGAGAGACGTCTTTTCCTACAATTCCTCACGGGTTCACCAAAACTACCTATCGGTGGCTTTAAGGCGCTACGTCCGAGACTTACGGTAGTGCTGAAGCACCCTGATGAAGGTATGAATCCCGATGCATACTTGCCCAGTGTAATGACCTGCGCAAACTATTTCAAATTGCCCAAATACACCAGTCAACAGACAATGCGTTCTCGTATTACACAGGCGATGCAAGAAGGTTCCGGAGCATTCCTGCTGTCCTGA
- the MRT4 gene encoding mRNA turnover protein MRT4 (highly similar to uniprot|P33201 Saccharomyces cerevisiae YKL009W MRT4 Protein involved in mRNA turnover and ribosome assembly localizes to the nucleolus) gives MPRSKRSKLVTLAQTDKKGRENKERIFDEVREALDTYKYVWVLKLDDVRTPVLQEIRTSWAGSKLIMGRRKVLEKALGTTKEEEYRDNLHKLTSHCQGVTGLLFTDESVDTVKGFFETYQRLDYSRPNSAAPLTFVIPAGVVYSRGGQIPEDEDVPMVHSLEPTMRNKFNIPTRIQKGKITLDSPYKVCEEGEKLDVRQALILKQFGIALAEFKVKVAAYFDSESSKVEEVGINMD, from the coding sequence ATGCCAAGATCAAAGCGTTCAAAGCTAGTTACTCTAGCTCAAACTGACAAGAAAGGTAGAGAAAACAAggaaagaatatttgatgaagtAAGAGAAGCATTGGATACCTACAAATACGTTTGGGTGCTCAAGTTGGATGATGTTCGTACACCAGTTCtacaagaaattagaaCCTCTTGGGCAGGATCCAAACTGATTATGGGAAGAAGGAAGGTTTTAGAAAAGGCACTTGGTACCACGAAGGAGGAAGAGTACAGAGATAATTTGCACAAATTGACGTCGCACTGTCAAGGTGTTACCGGGTTACTTTTCACTGATGAATCTGTGGATACTGTCAAGGGATTTTTCGAAACTTATCAAAGATTGGACTACTCAAGACCAAATTCCGCAGCACCTCTAACATTTGTCATACCGGCAGGTGTTGTATACTCTAGAGGTGGTCAAATTCctgaagacgaagatgtCCCTATGGTCCACTCACTTGAACCAACAATGAGAAACAAATTCAACATCCCTACTAGAATTCAAAAGGGTAAAATTACATTGGATTCACCATACAAGGTTTGTGAAGAgggtgaaaaattagatgTGCGTCAAGCTTTGATCCTTAAGCAATTCGGTATTGCATTGGCAGAGTTTAAAGTTAAAGTTGCTGCGTACTTCGACAGTGAATCCAgtaaagtggaagaagttGGGATTAACATGGATTGA
- the SHU1 gene encoding Shu1p (weakly similar to uniprot|P38751 Saccharomyces cerevisiae YHL006C SHU1 Protein involved in recombination) yields MKLQSLVEDLLQEDENYQRRSKALIFVLGDEARLYIERDLSASPGRLSSVNAIIRSRRDVEVLFLNRLQYLFMYLMKWEAEDVGYNRLVLYGLDELIFLNRDDSENLTNSQLRLANLVFSAAFRIKRKHCLKDVSVINLRDHVRLKQIEDYWRHVC; encoded by the coding sequence ATGAAGCTCCAAAGTCTTGTAGAGgatcttttacaagagGATGAAAACTATCAGAGACGTTCCAAAGctttaatttttgttcTAGGTGATGAGGCAAGATTATATATAGAGAGGGACTTAAGTGCAAGTCCAGGTAGATTGTCATCAGTGAATGCTATTATTCGTAGTAGAAGAGACGTGGAAGTGTTGTTTTTAAATCGATTACAGTATCTGTTCATGtatctgatgaaatgggAAGCAGAAGATGTTGGCTACAACCGATTGGTGCTCTATGGGTTGGACGAattgatatttttgaaCAGGGATGACTCTGAGAATCTAACCAATTCACAATTAAGACTTGCTAATCTTGTTTTTAGCGCCGCCTTTCGTATCAAACGGAAGCACTGTTTAAAGGACGTCTCTGTCATTAACCTAAGAGACCATGTACGGTTGAAACAAATAGAGGACTACTGGAGGCATGTTTGTTGA
- the MRP4 gene encoding mitochondrial 37S ribosomal protein uS2m (similar to uniprot|P32902 Saccharomyces cerevisiae YHL004W MRP4 Mitochondrial ribosomal protein of the small subunit), whose translation MSALRIHRCVSATRKPLSRVFPRFASTNNTPETTQSEDSHQDEVFVMRQKHFNDQIVSQLKALSETPLDKIDGLQNVTDQPLTEKEKQLDEELTDFLTKYSQLNKLINNEDVNAGDAATSINGKIASHHKKYPYLVPSSRDKPYTSQELFLRQMKHSSHTARLGANIEQVYSPHKDVHNPLPAEKVSVNKLLEAGVHLGQSTSIWRPSTQPFIYGEYKGIHLIDLNKTLSSLKRAAKVVEGISERGGVILYVGTREGQKRALEEAAKRTNGYYISTRWIPGTLTNSTEISGVWERHEVDFADKPTNRELTPAETSGICKPDLIVVLNPTENRNALRESMQARVPTIGIIDTDSEPSMVTYPIPGNDDSLRSVNLILGVLSRAGQRGRQNRLAKFSTDLE comes from the coding sequence ATGAGTGCTCTGAGAATCCATAGATGTGTTTCGGCAACTCGAAAGCCCTTGAGTCGAGTCTTTCCACGTTTTGCGTCCACGAATAATACACCAGAGACCACTCAGAGTGAAGATTCACACCAGGATGAAGTGTTCGTTATGCGTCAAAAACACTTTAATGATCAAATAGTATCTCAATTGAAGGCATTATCTGAGACCCCGTTAGATAAAATTGATGGTTTACAAAATGTTACGGATCAACCGTTAACAGAGAAGGAGAAACAActagatgaagaattaacAGATTTCTTAACGAAATATTCacaattgaacaaattgatcaataatgaagatgtgAATGCTGGTGATGCTGCTACTAGTATCAATGGTAAAATTGCTTCTCATCATAAAAAGTACCCATATTTGGTTCCCTCTTCGAGAGATAAACCATATACTTCACAAGAATTATTCCTAAGACAAATGAAGCATTCATCTCATACCGCCAGATTGGGTGCTAATATTGAACAAGTTTACTCACCACATAAGGACGTGCATAATCCATTACCTGCAGAGAAAGTTTCTGTCAATAAGCTTTTGGAGGCTGGTGTACACTTGGGACAATCAACGTCGATTTGGAGACCATCTACACAACCTTTTATCTATGGTGAATACAAGGGTATTCATTTGATTGATTTAAACAAAACcctttcatctttgaaaagagcCGCTAAAGTGGTGGAAGGCATTTCTGAAAGAGGTGGTGTGATTTTATATGTGGGGACCAGAGAGGGTCAAAAGAGAGCTTTAGAAGAAGCCGCCAAGAGAACAAATGGGTATTATATTTCCACAAGGTGGATTCCAGGTactttaaccaattcaacGGAAATTTCTGGTGTTTGGGAAAGACACGAGGTAGATTTCGCTGATAAACCTACCAACAGAGAGTTGACACCGGCTGAGACTTCGGGAATCTGTAAACCAGATCTTATCGTTGTTTTGAACCCAACGGAAAATAGAAATGCCCTTAGAGAATCCATGCAAGCAAGGGTCCCAACTATAGGTATTATTGATACTGATTCCGAACCATCTATGGTTACTTATCCAATTCCTGGTAATGACGATTCGTTACGTTCCGTTAATTTAATACTGGGAGTTTTGTCTAGAGCTGGTCAAAGAGGTCGTCAAAACAGATTGGCCAAGTTTTCTACTGATCTTGAATAA
- a CDS encoding TLC domain-containing protein (similar to uniprot|P38703 Saccharomyces cerevisiae YHL003C LAG1 Ceramide synthase component involved in synthesis of ceramide from C26(acyl)-coenzyme A and dihydrosphingosine or phytosphingosine functionally equivalent to Lac1p and similar to YKL008C uniprot|P28496 Saccharomyces cerevisiae YKL008C LAC1 Ceramide synthase component involved in synthesis of ceramide from C26(acyl)-coenzyme A and dihydrosphingosine or phytosphingosine functionally equivalent to Lag1p) yields the protein MTGHLKPINQADKLKPTSRTRRTSSVGKIDLGDTVPGLSASSNSKEARHASKERVRRLSSSNASEINIWQRFWLNYRELSYQHTWVTPLVIMSVVYAGYLVSGDYTPNNPLHMFVTISYQVGETNEYGKGIKDLCFILFYMVFFTFLREFLMDVVIRPLTLKLGVRSNHRIKRMMEQVYAIIYYGVSGPIGLYLMYDSDLWFFETAPMYLTYPDFTNSYKYKWFYLGQASFWAQQAAVLVLQLEKPRKDYPELVFHHIVTLLLIWSSYVFHFTKMGLFVYVTMDISDFWLSLSKTVNYLDHPSTPTVFITFIFHWVYLRHWVNMRILWSVLTEFRTVGDFVLNFATQQYKCWISLPIVFSLIAALQLVNLYWLFLILRILYRLLKDNVRKDERSESESDEEELAQTPTNDESNEAKKEKAL from the coding sequence atgACAGGACATTTGAAGCCTATTAACCAGGCTGATAAGCTGAAACCAACGTCAAGAACTAGACGTACCTCATCCGTAGGGAAGATCGATTTAGGTGATACCGTACCAGGGTTATCGGCATCCTCAAATTCTAAGGAGGCAAGACATGCATCAAAGGAAAGAGTTAGAAGGTTATCCTCCAGTAATGCATCTGAAATTAATATTTGGCAAAGATTCTGGTTAAATTATAGAGAACTTAGCTATCAACACACATGGGTCACGCCATTAGTTATCATGTCAGTTGTCTATGCTGGCTATTTGGTTTCTGGCGATTATACACCAAACAATCCCTTGCACATGTTTGTTACCATATCTTATCAAGTTGGTGAAACCAATGAATACGGCAAAGGTATTAAAGATTTGTGTTTTATCTTATTTTACATGGTATTCTTCACATTTTTACGTGAATTCCTGATGGATGTTGTTATTAGACCATTGACGTTAAAATTGGGGGTCAGATCTAATCATAGAATTAAGCGTATGATGGAGCAAGTTTACGCCATTATCTACTACGGTGTCTCAGGTCCTATTGGACTGTACCTTATGTATGACTCTGACTTATGGTTTTTCGAAACGGCCCCCATGTACCTGACATACCCAGATTTCACCAATAGTTATAAGTACAAATGGTTCTATTTGGGACAAGCTTCATTTTGGGCTCAACAGGCAGCTGTTTTAGTACTACAACTAGAAAAACCAAGAAAGGACTACCCAGAATTGGTTTTCCATCACATTGTTACGTTGCTTCTAATTTGGTCATCCTATGTGTTCCATTTCACCAAGATGGGTCTATTCGTCTATGTGACTATGGACATTTCCGATTTTTGGTTATCTCTTTCCAAGACTGTCAACTATTTGGACCATCCTTCGACACCTACAGTCtttatcactttcatcttccattGGGTGTATTTGCGCCATTGGGTCAATATGAGAATCTTATGGTCAGTTTTGACAGAATTCCGTACTGTTGGTGATTTCGTGCTAAACTTTGCAACTCAGCAATACAAATGTTGGATTTCTCTACCCATTGTCTTTAGTCTGATTGCAGCTTTACAATTGGTTAACTTGTATTGGCTGTTTTTAATCTTGAGGATTTTATACCGCCTGCTGAAGGACAATGTTAGAAAGGACGAAAGAAGTGAAAGTGAAtccgatgaagaagaattagcaCAAACTCCAACAAATGACGAATCCAACGAGGCCAAAAAGGAGAAGGCTTtatga
- the HSE1 gene encoding ESCRT-0 subunit protein HSE1 (similar to uniprot|P38753 Saccharomyces cerevisiae YHL002W HSE1 Subunit of the endosomal Vps27p-Hse1p complex required for sorting of ubiquitinated membrane proteins into intralumenal vesicles prior to vacuolar degradation as well as for recycling of Golgi proteins and formation of lumenal membranes), which translates to MGSIEKAVLKATDPKLKGDNWQYILDVCDLVSEDPEDGGKEAMELVESRLSQRDANVILRALSLITSLAENCGSRLQQLIASKDFTSKLYGLIKGKSVHVTVKMEVAKVVKQLSLSFKSDPSLKYMNDLYVKISKNYPQLLQDDQPNVPGKYEMSYQSKVKEDKDLEEALRLSLLSHQEQEKQKQLKEEQTEAPSTSTMTSVAPTVPQIPQQQVQQRQQSPPLASAAPPKRVKALYDLASNEPDELAFKKGDIIVVLEQVYRDWWRGSLRGSIGIFPLNYVTPVAEPTQQELWQEQAKEEELLAQKRKVDQLYHKMTESNSRGEDPTQDPNINELYGSVTPLRPEVAKLIGKHARKREELLSLRQVLANAEATYNQLLDRATNVYANPLSIQPPPRSNQRPSSDHIMPYPQ; encoded by the coding sequence ATGGGAAGCATCGAGAAGGCTGTTTTAAAGGCTACAGACCCCAAGCTAAAGGGCGATAATTGGCAGTACATCCTTGACGTTTGTGATTTAGTTTCTGAAGACCCTGAGGATGGTGGTAAAGAGGCTATGGAACTCGTCGAATCGAGGTTATCTCAAAGAGATGCAAACGTTATACTAAGAGCACTATCGCTGATAACCTCGCTAGCTGAGAATTGTGGGTCTAGATTGCAGCAGTTAATTGCTTCCAAGGATTTCACAAGTAAGCTTTACGGATTAATCAAAGGCAAAAGTGTACACGTTACGGTAAAGATGGAAGTGGCTAAAGTGGTTAAACAGCTGTCCTTGTCATTTAAAAGTGACCCCTCTCTGAAATATATGAATGATTTGTATGTCAAGATTTCCAAAAACTATCCACAACTACTGCAAGACGATCAACCTAATGTTCCAGGTAAATATGAAATGAGTTATCAATCGAAAGTGAAAGAAGATAAGGACTTGGAGGAAGCATTGAGGCTGTCGTTATTGAGCcatcaagaacaagagaagcagaagcagcTGAAAGAAGAGCAGACGGAAGCTCCATCTACATCGACGATGACGTCGGTGGCACCAACGGTCCCTCAGATCCCTCAGCAGCAAGTACAACAACGGCAACAGTCACCGCCGCTAGCTTCGGCAGCTCCACCCAAGCGGGTTAAGGCACTGTATGATTTGGCTAGTAATGAACCCGATGAACTGGCGTTTAAGAAGGGAGACATAATCGTTGTACTGGAGCAGGTGTACAGAGATTGGTGGAGGGGTTCGCTGCGTGGATCTATTGGTATTTTCCCGCTAAATTACGTTACACCGGTGGCAGAACCTACCCAACAGGAACTTTGGCAGGAACAGGCCAAAGAAGAGGAGTTGTTGGCCCAAAAGCGTAAAGTAGATCAATTGTATCACAAGATGACAGAATCGAATAGTCGTGGGGAAGATCCCACGCAAGATCCTAACATTAACGAATTGTACGGGTCTGTGACACCCTTGAGACCTGAAGTAGCAAAGTTAATTGGCAAACATGCGCGTAAAAGAGAAGAACTGCTCTCGCTAAGGCAAGTTCTAGCGAATGCAGAAGCTACATATAACCAACTATTGGATCGTGCTACTAATGTCTATGCGAATCCTTTGTCTATACAACCTCCACCAAGGTCGAACCAAAGGCCATCATCAGATCATATAATGCCATATCCACAATAA